GACATCAAGTTGTTTGCTCAGATTTTGATATCTTTTAAatggagacaaaacaaaacgctatggcaacaaaacaacaagctgTTTCCAGTgcttaatatttaacatgtctttgttataaattttatttgtacAAATCTGTGATGTTGATGTGCACAACGTGGGATTTAGACCTCGGAGGGTTAATCAACAAATCACgaaaaattaggtttaaatttCTGTTCATGacggtgcagatttctgacattttgtgtacttgaagcatttaacaatttgattgttttctaataaaaactgtgtgaaactcAAGTTAGaactgtgtttgtaaatgaaccgtcccatgttgtgtagctttctggattttatacttattgggctacatattaATTTACTATACAGGCtatacagtagataaaatctaacctcacatgttttatgtaactaaagtgttTAATCATGTGGGCTACAGACAGTAATCAAGTTATGGACTATATTGATATGAAAAACATGCATACTTagtgcatttgaatcattttaaccatatgtaaccacctgcatgtcatggtcctgggacTTCTACctggttttttgtgtgtcttgtattgttgttgtttgatgTCAGCTTTAGGGTCCCTCGGTTGTTCTGTTAAGATGTTGCTTATTTGATTTCCCCTCGTgactttaccccctgtgtgccccctctgtgtatctgccAGCCCCCAtgcctcgtttctcctccttgtgttttattccatgttttcccagcccgctatgtctgtgttctcttcCAATCTGGTCTGCGTCtctgtgtgcttcctgttttactttgatagtctcccgtcagtgttgtgttactcctgccgtgtctcgttatgattatcagtgtcgcctgtgttccccgtgtgctcccacttccctcgttaaccctctgtgtatttgtgtccACGTCTCCTACATTACCTACATAATAGAgctataataaatgtttgtttggggtttttttaagtaCAGAAATCAGCtgctaaaataattgttttgacTTTTTGGGAATGCTTTACGGTCTGTTCTGTAGGAACGCTGAATTAATATATTGACTGTCTGGCCCCTTCTGGCTATTTAATAGTTGCTGAAGGAGATTTTGTTCATCCCCAGCTAATCTCAtccatatttatataaaatctaGCATACTCCACACCACACAAAGTCAGAAGCCAGTTAAAATCTGTATGTGGTACCTGAGGCGGTGCTGCACTGACCAGTTGTTTCTGGCTATTTGCTGGTTCAGCCTGCCTATCACTGCAACTCTTGGCTCTTATTGGTcaggctggtgtgtgtgtgtgtgtgtgtgtgtgtgtgtgtgtgtgtgtgtgtgtgtgtgtgtgtgtgtgtgtgtgtgtgtgtgtgcgtattgtAAAGACTTGATTCCCACAGTCCAAGTCAGGGTTTTAAAATGCGTTGCTGTCTCCATCCAGCATCAAAGCTGCAttgaaatttccttcaatgaAATTTTGgctcaaagaaaaacagtgttgTTACTGTCAATCTccagttaaaataaaagtgtaattAAACCAAACGAAAGTAATGTACTAATGCTGGTCAAGACATTACCTGTAGCTGAGTGACATTTCCTCCAATTTCTGTTGGTGTCTGCAGTTTCCACTGGGGCTTAGTGTCTACTGCTACCCGACTGCACCACCATCCTCCACATTGCTATGCGTCCATTGGTGGTGCCAGCTGCTAGGATTTCTGAGTGTtgcagaatttttaaaaaagcaacgagttttgttttttttaacctatgcATTTGGAAACATTCAGGAATATGGTGATGGGAAAGAAAAAGGTGGTTTCCATGAAGTCTCCCTCTCGCATCCACCTTCCATACTGCCAAAGCTCCAGACtgtcaataacaataataacagtaatagtTAACAGTTAATTTGCCTAGCACTTTCAAAACAGTTACAAAGTGTGTTAAAGAACACAATAAAATCTTAgttaaaaactcaaaagaaaagttcaaagagtTAAAACACGAAacggtttgttttctttttgcattgagCCAGGCTGCACGGACAGCTAAGAGTGTCTGATGTGCAGAATGCAGGCAGTGACTTGGTTCATAAAAAGTGACCAAATCTGTAACAAGGCTTGTACCCATGTATCGTATACCCAAAAGGTTGTGAGGAGGAGAATGATGAtttatttctttgaatttgTTATAAGTCTGGCAGCTGAGATTTAAATGAGCTGGAGGTGAAAGATGGACTTCTGGCTGAGATCCCAGTAGAAGGAATTACAATTATTCAAACACAATGAGATAAAAGGATTTAATGGGTGTGataaatgtggttgcactcacCTGTTCACGGCACCTGATGTTAATGAGCAGAAAGGTAGGGTGAGCATGAGGCGAAACCTTCTGTTGACTGCAGCTTGAGCGCAGCTTGAATCATTTTGATGCATCTTTTGGTTTATGTATACTTCTGCACTAAGTTATGCAATAGGCCAATGTTGAAATTTGGCATAGTAAATGGTGCAGTTATTTGTgcagtctgtgcatttgtttaatgGTTTGAGGCCGTGTGCCGATTTGTACAGTGGACAGTTgtatgtggaataaaagtagcAAATAGTACAGAGGTGTATctcatggggcgatcgtggctcaagagttgggagttcgccttgtaatcggaaggttgccggttcgagccccggcttggacagtctcggtcgttgtgtccttgggcaagacacttcacccgttgccgcctggtggtggtcagagggcccggtggtgccagtgtccggcagcctcgcctctgtcagtgcgccccagggtggctgtggctacattgtagcttgccatcaccagtgtgtgaatgtgtgtgtgaatgggtggatgacaggttgtgtaaagcgctttggggtccttagggactagaaaagcgctatacaaatacaggccatttaccatttactgttGCACGTCATCTGTGTCCTCATGTTTAGCCTGCCGCGGCCGTTGGTTGGAGGAGCCGCAATAGTTTGGAAAGGAAGGAAGCAGTAAGGTCAGTTTCCATTCTGGGTTTTCAGCATTAATAAAGAAACCTGCAACAAGGTGAGTAATGTTTGAGGTCCAAAAGAAATCAACACAGAGAAATTTttacagtgcttttctactctacctgaacattcaaagcgctctatacaggTTGCCTCATTCACACCTGTTCATAGAAGccctttttctgtgctttctacctaacattcacacacattcatactctgatgaatGCATCAGAGAGTGACTTGGGGTtaatgtcttgcccaaggacagttagcatgcagtctggagcagccagggatcgatcCAAAAACcatctgattagtagatgacctgctccacctcctgagccacagccaccccttTCAGAGGTAAAGAATGATTTAGAAAGTAAGTACAGTAATTTTTTGAGgtgatttgattaaaaaaaaatcatttttgcttctaattacataattaaggtgtaattacatcttccaacaaattGATACATAAACGTATCATTTATCTACTAAAAATACATAGGAGCTGGCGTCATGTTGTGGAAGCTGCCATCTTGCCCCACCATCATACACTGGCTGAGATGGGCATCGCTGCGCCGccttttcatgttttatgtaagtGGATTTATACATTACTTTGAATTTAAAGATGTCAAATAGCTCTTTCACACTACATATGACTATTTCACATTTGTACATGTATATTTTGGTGATCTCTTTCTCagtatgtttttcttcttatggAAATAAGCTAATTTTAAACCAGTTAATGTTAGGCTCCAGTGTCCTAAGAAATCACACCTTTCCCCTGATAAACAAATTGATTGGATTCTCTCATTGTGTGGGAATTGATTATCAATTACAACTTCAATGAGccacttcaaagaaagtttcacccGCGTGGGCAGCAACAGAAAGTCCAGATGTGGAAACAGAAGGTttccacattaaaatatcgatatttgaatcattttggggtaaattgtagtttttcattaacaggaacacagtggaaagaaactatcatTCAGATTGTCTACATTGGAAAGAACTACTCCCTCTTCCGCTTTTATAGTCATGtgtgaaatacggctgtataaatgtgtggcaGCCtgtggcgtgcgcactcacaacaatggctgagcgtaactGGAGTCATGTGCGCACGTATTTTACATCCACAAACAGCCcagacgtggtttgcgatacatgtggcaagaaagtgaggtgttgtggcaacaccactaaccttgtcaaacacctcaaagtaaatcatatcacagaatatgacgagcttatgttgaggcaaactgaagaggaggagaaggacgggtgctgctagggtgagacagacgtctctcagggagtcctttagtgctgcaggcaggcaaggtgttcacatagtgcacaacttcaggtttttgatttctatatgatgaattctgcattattaagtgataagaacaagtaatctgatgtcctgtaatgattatgacgctataatttgagatacaataaaagagtaaagtttttgtacaaagtatcggagcagtatcgtcgataccaccctgaattttacttggtatgggatcggaaaggaaatcagtggtatcacaCATCACTAGTGATCAAATGTCAGGCCAAGCTGGAACTGATTCCTGTCTTCTGTAACTTCTACAACACTGTCCAATAGAGACACGTGAATGAACTGCAGCgtcattaaaaacactgatgatctttatttaaaaatgtaatacatttacatCTGAATAAACTTTTAGGCATTACGCTGACggagggatggatggaccaTGAATGCTTTCTCATCCTTCTTGTCATGCACCATGGAAGTGTCTGAGGGGCTTTTCCACTTGGAATGGGGATACTGTGTCCACACTTCAGAGGTGGAGTTTCCAGCATCTCACCTGGGCCTCATCTGCAAACAATCAGCAGGAGGGCTTCTTAAACCAGCGCTGCCTGCTACTCCTCGCCAGTTTGTTCTGCCATCTCCAGTGGTAACTAGGCTTCCCCTCTGCTCCAGTTCTGGCGTGCTCCTTCCCTGTGTTTAACCTTGTTTTCCCTGTGTTTAGGTCTCCTCTGCCAACGTACTCATCCTACCCTCAAACTCCCTTACCCGTCCAGCAACTTCTTCTCCCTCTGTTGCAGAATTCCCGTTGGATTGTTCCCATCAGGAGCCAGGTGTTCAGTCTCTCGATAGCTTTTCCTCTGGTTCCTGCTGTCTGCTGACACTCCTAGCTCGAGCCACGTTCTCCATTCCCTCTCTAAAGTCTCATAAATAGTTTAACCATGTGCATTGAATCTGCATTTGGGTCTAAGCTTTCTATGCAGGGAAGAAATCATCACAGTGACATCTAtttaattttcaattcaattttatttaaagagcgccaaatgacagcaacagtcacctgaaggcgctttatattgtaagatatacttacaaagaaaaccccaacaatcatatgaccccctatgagcaagcactttggcgacagtgggaaggaaaaactcccttttaacaggaagaaacctccagcagaaccaggctcagggaggggcggccatctgctgcgaccggttggggaggGGCAAGGAAAATAGTATAAAGACATGGaacagagacagaggttaataacaagtacCATTCAGTGCAGAGGTCTATTAAACATAGtgggtgaagaagaaacacccagtgcatcatgggaatcccccggcagcctaatgctgggcatacactgtgcgatttttggcccattttgagccgatttttcagtCGTGCGATCGTTTTGGGGATCGTCCCGAGTTTGGCCTTGATCAAACTTCtcacccctgcgagtcaatcctACAGTTTGATCAGGAGCcgaataacgcgactgaaaaatcgcagcacagtgtatgcccagcttaTTGCAGCATagaggattcaggatcacctgaGTAGGCCATCAGATTACTGAAAGGATACTGAAAAAACCCGTCGAAGTAGTCTTAGTCTTCATTGCTGCTGGTCGACTCAATTGAACACCTCTGAAGTTTGCACACAGGCAAGTATTCCTCTTCTTGCTCAAAATCCTCTCGGGAACGCTTCCTCGAGCCTCCAGTTTCGTGTTCAAGCTCTTCGTGCGCATCTTCAAATACTTCAGAGTCATCATCGCTCCATCTCATTCTTTTGTTTGCTCCTAAATCTTCTTCATCCCTCTCTCTAGACCTCTTCCTGGAAACACCTGGCTGAGGGTCCTCTTCTGGGATGTACTGGCGAACATCCATGCGGCCTTCAAATGCCTCCTCATTTTCAATGCCACCAACATTGAAAATGATCACAACCACAGCATCCCCGTGCTGTTCATCGTTGTCACCATTGGCATTATTGTCCCTCACATGAATATTTTGAAcatcgtcgtcgtcgtcatcgtcATCGTCATCGTTGCCGTCGCCGTCGCCGCCGTCATTGTCGTCATCGTTGTCGTCATCGTCgttgtcgtcgtcgtcgtcgtcatcgtcgttgtcgtcgtcgtcgtcgtcatcgtcgtcatcgtcgtcgtcgtcatcgtcATCGTCGTCATCGTCATCGTCATCGTCTTCGTCCCCGTAAAGGTAATTGTCATATTGTGCCAGTACTGAAGCTATTAGCTCATGTAGATAGCAACAATATTCATGGAGAGCGCGATACAGTCTGTTCAGGAAGCCATTAGCAGGTTCCTGATCTCCATTTGCCAACATTCGTGGGTTAACCTGTTGGCCTGCAAGATCATTAAATCTTTTAATTAACATCCATAACTATCTgctgaaaatctgtttttcatcaATTTCAAGACTGAGTACATGTGCTTACCGTTTTGGTTATTTTGTGGTCCGTCTCCACTTGCACTCATTTTGACTACAaggaacacaaaacaacaatgatCACTAAACCTCAACCCAGAATGTTCAGagaatttgctttttttgtgatgACTTTAGGCTGCGTCCAAACGTACACGGCTATGTTTGAAAACGGACGTTTTTCCTTTTtcgtttaaaaaataataatccagTCCACATGTGCAGTTTTGAAAAAATATCTCCTTCCACAtctaaacactaaaaacaaagtgaaacgcTGTCAAGAACACGCCAAATcttaaccgtgtagaaatgttggccaatcagaagtctagaagcctgggtGGGAAAACCTCATAAAACCTTACGTACTTCTGagaagtttttgtctttttctggaaAAGCAGCTAATTTTGTGTTACTTTCACGTGCCTTCATCGTTTCAAATGTTAATAACTAAAGACAGACTCACAACTTTGGAATGGACTAAATGCATACAGCATacataaatgtcatttttttaaattacatttcttcCAAACCGACGTCAGGATTTGGGTTGGGAGAGCGTCTGTGTTGAATGTAGAATCCACGTCtgatgtaagcgtgtaaaaactgcagatacTAAGATTAACAGACACAGTATGTTGTCTACAtctgccattgtagaaattgatctcatgtaaacaataacgtggccacaGCGTGACTTCAACAGCAGCGCACACTTTTGACATTGCCTGAGTAAATGTCcgttttcctcgtccacacctgaacacaaaaacgtcctttttaaaaatctcacctTTCAGTGACTCAATCTGCTGTTTAGGTGTGGACGAAAGGCCCAAATGCAGAGACAAAGCTGCGCTTTCAAAAATAGCCGTGTACATGTGCACGTAGGCTCAGTTTCTCAGAAATTCTAATAGTTTGTTTGAGAACAAAACTTACGTCTTCTCTATTTTcctaaatgaacaaaataatctGAGAAATAATCGTGTTAAAAAGAGCTTCTGTCACTCTAAGATATGATTAAGAACATTTTCTAATTTATGTATCATTTGTCAAATATTACATCAGCTGACAAATAGTTAAGtcttcatttgttttcctgaataatagatccacatcatcctctctaTGATGGAAAATATAGTCTAGTCTTGCACAATGTAAAGTACATAAATACTGTCCTGGCAAGCAGGGAAATCAGGCTTTATATATTTAAGTAAATGATCTTGAGTTTATAAACTGAAATTTGAGCTTACTTTAGTTCTTGGTAGATTACACAGCAGTTAATCCTCAGGGAAACGTCCAAATGTCACTAAATAGTGGTCTGCTTTCATTCGGTTGCAGTGTCTCTTCAGTTTTGTGTTCATATGctgatgttttcattcaaacatgCTTAAATGCTGTGATGTCACTTTAGCAGCAAAGACTGCGGAATGTGCAGAGATTCTTTTGACATCAAGTTGTTTGCTCAGATTTTGATATCTTTTAAatggagacaaaacaaaacgctatggcaacaaaacaacaagctgTTTCCAGTgcttaatatttaacatgtctttgttataaattttatttgtacAAATCTGTGATGTTGATGTGCACAACGTGGGATTTAGACCTCGGAGGGTTAATCAACAAATCACgaaaaattaggtttaaatttCTGTTCATGacggtgcagatttctgacattttgtgtacttgaagcatttaacaatttgattgttttctaataaaaactgtgtgaaactcAAGTTAGaactgtgtttgtaaatgaaccgccccatgttgtgtagctttctggattttatacttattgggctacatatcAATTTACTATACAGGCtatacagtagataaaatctaaactcacatgttttatgtaactaaagtgttTAATCATGTGGGCTACAGACAGTAATCAAGTTATGGACTATATTGATATGAAAAACATGCATACTTagtgcatttgaatcattttaaccatatgtaaccacctgcatgtcatggtcctgggacTTCTACctggttttttgtgtgtcttgtattgttgttgtttgatgTCAGCTTTAGGGTCCCTCGGTTGTTCTGTTAAGATGTTGCTTATTTGATTTCCCCTCGTgactttaccccctgtgtgccccctctgtgtatctgccAGCCCCCAtgcctcgtttctcctccttgtgttttattccatgttttcccagcccgctatgtctgtgttctcttcCAATCTGGTCTGCGTCtctgtgtgcttcctgttttactttgatagtctcccgtcagtgttgtgttactcctgccgtgtctcgttatgattatcagtgtcgcctgtgttccccgtgtgctcccacttccctcgttaaccctctgtgtatttgtgtccACGTCTCCTACATTACCTACATAATAGAgctataataaatgtttgtttggggtttttttaagtaCAGAAATCAGCtgctaaaataattgttttgacTTTTTGGGAATGCTTTACGGTCTGTTCTGTAGGAACGCTGAATTAATATATTGACTGTCTGGCCCCTTCTGGCTATTTAATAGTTGCTGAAGGAGATTTTGTTCATCCCCAGCTAATCTCAtccatattt
Above is a genomic segment from Maylandia zebra isolate NMK-2024a linkage group LG8, Mzebra_GT3a, whole genome shotgun sequence containing:
- the LOC143419827 gene encoding uncharacterized protein LOC143419827, whose translation is MSASGDGPQNNQNGQQVNPRMLANGDQEPANGFLNRLYRALHEYCCYLHELIASVLAQYDNYLYGDEDDDDDDDDDDDDDDDDDDDDDDDDDNDDDDDDDDNDDDDNDDDNDGGDGDGNDDDDDDDDDDVQNIHVRDNNANGDNDEQHGDAVVVIIFNVGGIENEEAFEGRMDVRQYIPEEDPQPGVSRKRSRERDEEDLGANKRMRWSDDDSEVFEDAHEELEHETGGSRKRSREDFEQEEEYLPVCKLQRCSIESTSSNED